A genome region from Anastrepha obliqua isolate idAnaObli1 chromosome 4, idAnaObli1_1.0, whole genome shotgun sequence includes the following:
- the LOC129243766 gene encoding uncharacterized protein LOC129243766 isoform X2: MQSYSEKVKLVKSASFPRQLVATSDLSPGDVILEEQPLLVAPHWECEQMKCSQCMQASFVMCKKCEIFPLCIDCTTHPAFDCDFFCNAAAKISKNLLVENYAIFGVLKLLLLMENPECSEYCAVLSATPGATVVDSDAWQEREVQIITPILQSGIASAFKRVKITHELLHTLCWRIDANAFEVTASDGNTLKGVYVCGAQLPHNCVPNTVITFDEEFSLKLYASVRIRAGEIIYNSYTNPLMGTSQRHHELRLTKGIECTCARCSDPLELGTHMSSLKCRKCAGGFVVCTTSVRNGKSSGEWKCVNCGAFMAADEVKQLLVDVGEALLETNSELFAYECLLEKYSAHFHQNHFVLVEIKQNIASILRAILMNPMCVPGKDLLERKLQLCEEMMPLVRAVLPGISKLYGIALYEYLLSYMELAELVYEDKEAADAALVFQEKLENARDIAAKAKEMLRFEPSNSPEGHLLSRIAMEQKRIEDNLRQLNSKRNGA; this comes from the exons ATGCAGAGTTACAGTGAAAAAGTAAAACTTGTAAAAAGTGCGAGTTTTCCAAG ACAGCTGGTGGCCACCTCAGACTTATCACCAGGCGATGTTATTTTGGAGGAGCAACCACTTCTCGTGGCCCCACATTGGGAGTGCGAACAGATGAAATGCAGCCAATGTATGCAGGCCTCGTTTGTGATGTGCAA GAAATGCGAAATCTTTCCGCTTTGCATCGACTGCACAACTCACCCTGCCTTCGATTGTGATTTCTTCTGTAATGCCGCAGCTAAGATTTCCAAAAATCTGCTTGTTGAAAATTATGCCATTTTCGGAGTGCTCAAATTGTTGTTGCTCATGGAGAATCCAGAATGCAGCGAATACTGCGCAGTATTGAGTGCCACACCGGGCGCCACTGTTGTAGATAGCGATGCATGGCAGGAGCGCGAAGTTCAAATCATCACACCAATACTACAGTCCGGCATAGCGAGCGCCTTCAAGCGGGTCAAGATCACCCACGAATTACTGCACACACTCTGCTGGCGCATCGATGCTAACGCTTTCGAAGTGACCGCAAGCGACGGCAACACGCTGAAAGGGGTTTACGTGTGCGGCGCGCAGCTGCCCCATAATTGTGTACCCAATACAGTGATCACCTTCGACGAGGAGTTCAGCCTAAAATTGTATGCATCGGTGCGCATACGTGCCGGTGAAATCATCTACAACTCCTATACGAATCCACTAATGGGTACCAGCCAACGACATCATGAGCTCCGTCTCACGAAAGGCATCGAGTGTACGTGTGCGCGTTGCAGTGATCCACTTGAGCTTGGCACGCATATGAGCTCGCTCAAATGTCGAAAATGTGCCGGCGGTTTTGTAGTGTGTACGACGTCCGTACGTAATGGCAAAAGTAGTGGTGAGTGGAAATGCGTCAATTGTGGCGCATTTATGGCGGCGGATGAGGTGAAACAACTGCTGGTGGATGTCGGCGAGGCGCTATTGGAGACCAACAGTGAACTGTTCGCATACGAGTGTCTGCTGGAGAAGTACAGCGCACATTTTCATCAGAATCATTTTGTATTGGTGGAAATCAAACAGAATATTGCCTCCATACTGCGCGCCATCCTCATGAATCCCATGTGTGTGCCTGGCAAGGATTTGTTGGAACGCAAATTGCAATTGTGCGAAGAAATGATGCCGTTGGTACGTGCAGTGCTGCCGGGTATTTCGAAATTGTACGGCATTGCATTGTATGAATATCTGTTGTCTTATATGGAACTGGCTGAGTTGGTTTACGAAGACAAAGAAGCAGCGGATGCGGCGTTGGTATTTCAA GAAAAATTGGAGAACGCGCGAGATATTGCTGCTAAAGCTAAAGAAATGTTACGCTTCGAGCCGAGCAATTCACCAGAAGGGCACTTGTTGAGTCGCATAGCCATGGAGCAGAAACGCATCGAGGATAATTTACGGCAGCTTAATTCCAAAAGAAATGGtgcttaa
- the LOC129243766 gene encoding uncharacterized protein LOC129243766 isoform X1 yields the protein MQSYSEKVKLVKSASFPSRQLVATSDLSPGDVILEEQPLLVAPHWECEQMKCSQCMQASFVMCKKCEIFPLCIDCTTHPAFDCDFFCNAAAKISKNLLVENYAIFGVLKLLLLMENPECSEYCAVLSATPGATVVDSDAWQEREVQIITPILQSGIASAFKRVKITHELLHTLCWRIDANAFEVTASDGNTLKGVYVCGAQLPHNCVPNTVITFDEEFSLKLYASVRIRAGEIIYNSYTNPLMGTSQRHHELRLTKGIECTCARCSDPLELGTHMSSLKCRKCAGGFVVCTTSVRNGKSSGEWKCVNCGAFMAADEVKQLLVDVGEALLETNSELFAYECLLEKYSAHFHQNHFVLVEIKQNIASILRAILMNPMCVPGKDLLERKLQLCEEMMPLVRAVLPGISKLYGIALYEYLLSYMELAELVYEDKEAADAALVFQEKLENARDIAAKAKEMLRFEPSNSPEGHLLSRIAMEQKRIEDNLRQLNSKRNGA from the exons ATGCAGAGTTACAGTGAAAAAGTAAAACTTGTAAAAAGTGCGAGTTTTCCAAG CAGACAGCTGGTGGCCACCTCAGACTTATCACCAGGCGATGTTATTTTGGAGGAGCAACCACTTCTCGTGGCCCCACATTGGGAGTGCGAACAGATGAAATGCAGCCAATGTATGCAGGCCTCGTTTGTGATGTGCAA GAAATGCGAAATCTTTCCGCTTTGCATCGACTGCACAACTCACCCTGCCTTCGATTGTGATTTCTTCTGTAATGCCGCAGCTAAGATTTCCAAAAATCTGCTTGTTGAAAATTATGCCATTTTCGGAGTGCTCAAATTGTTGTTGCTCATGGAGAATCCAGAATGCAGCGAATACTGCGCAGTATTGAGTGCCACACCGGGCGCCACTGTTGTAGATAGCGATGCATGGCAGGAGCGCGAAGTTCAAATCATCACACCAATACTACAGTCCGGCATAGCGAGCGCCTTCAAGCGGGTCAAGATCACCCACGAATTACTGCACACACTCTGCTGGCGCATCGATGCTAACGCTTTCGAAGTGACCGCAAGCGACGGCAACACGCTGAAAGGGGTTTACGTGTGCGGCGCGCAGCTGCCCCATAATTGTGTACCCAATACAGTGATCACCTTCGACGAGGAGTTCAGCCTAAAATTGTATGCATCGGTGCGCATACGTGCCGGTGAAATCATCTACAACTCCTATACGAATCCACTAATGGGTACCAGCCAACGACATCATGAGCTCCGTCTCACGAAAGGCATCGAGTGTACGTGTGCGCGTTGCAGTGATCCACTTGAGCTTGGCACGCATATGAGCTCGCTCAAATGTCGAAAATGTGCCGGCGGTTTTGTAGTGTGTACGACGTCCGTACGTAATGGCAAAAGTAGTGGTGAGTGGAAATGCGTCAATTGTGGCGCATTTATGGCGGCGGATGAGGTGAAACAACTGCTGGTGGATGTCGGCGAGGCGCTATTGGAGACCAACAGTGAACTGTTCGCATACGAGTGTCTGCTGGAGAAGTACAGCGCACATTTTCATCAGAATCATTTTGTATTGGTGGAAATCAAACAGAATATTGCCTCCATACTGCGCGCCATCCTCATGAATCCCATGTGTGTGCCTGGCAAGGATTTGTTGGAACGCAAATTGCAATTGTGCGAAGAAATGATGCCGTTGGTACGTGCAGTGCTGCCGGGTATTTCGAAATTGTACGGCATTGCATTGTATGAATATCTGTTGTCTTATATGGAACTGGCTGAGTTGGTTTACGAAGACAAAGAAGCAGCGGATGCGGCGTTGGTATTTCAA GAAAAATTGGAGAACGCGCGAGATATTGCTGCTAAAGCTAAAGAAATGTTACGCTTCGAGCCGAGCAATTCACCAGAAGGGCACTTGTTGAGTCGCATAGCCATGGAGCAGAAACGCATCGAGGATAATTTACGGCAGCTTAATTCCAAAAGAAATGGtgcttaa